GCGCGTGGTGCCGGTGCTCAAGGCCATGGCGGCGCTGGTGTTGGCGGACAGTCTCCTTCTCCAGCGCCGCATGGGCTAGGCAAATCGCGCCAGTTTGCCTTCGGGCCACGTCAAACATCGTTTTTTGCTCCGGTCGTGTATGGAAGAATACACTCCCTTCGCAAAAAACTCGTTTTCCTTGCCGGAAGGCAAACTGACGCGATTTGCGAGCGCTAGCGCGGCCCATGTGGCAATGCCGGGCCGAGTCTGATTTTACCTGTAGTTGAAACGCACACGGCGGATGTTCCGGAAGGAACGTCCGCCGTATGCGTTTTGCTTCTTACTGCCTGGGGTCGCCGGGCTGTACCTGGTCTCCGGGCGGGGCGGGGCGGGCGTATGGCCCGGTTCCGGGTCGCGGTAGGCGGTGGCGATGCGCTTGAATTCCTCTTCGGCCAGCAGGAAGGCGTCCACCACGGCGGGGTCGAAGTGGGTGCCCCGGCCTTGCAGGATGATCTCGCGCACCTTGGCGTGCGGAAAGGCGGGCTTGTACTGCCGGGCGCAGACCAGCGCGTCGTACACGTCGGCCACGGCCATCAGGCGGCCGGACAGGGGAATTGCCTCGCCCGCCAGGCCTTCCATGTAGCCGCTGCCGTCCCATTTCTCGTGGTGGCTCCAGGCTATTTCCGCCGCCAGGTGCAGGAAGGCGTCGTCCTCCATGCCCTGCGCCGCGTTGGCGATGATGTTGCGTCCGTGGCGCACGTGCTGGCGGATCACCGCGTATTCCTCGTCGGTGAGCTTGCCGGGTTTGAACAGCACGCTGTCGGGCACGGCCACCTTGCCCACGTCATGCAGCGGTGCGGAGTGGAACAGCAGTTCGATGTAGTCCTCGGTCAGCTGGGGGTAGGTTTCCCTGCCGCCCATATCCCGCAGGGACTCGGCCAGCGCCCGCACGTAGTGCTGGGTGCGCTTGATGTGCGCGCCGCTGATTTCGTCGCGGCTTTCGGCCACGGCGGTCATGGATTCCAGGGTCATTTGCCGGGCGTGGTTCAACTGGCGCAGCCGCACGAAGGCCATGCGCCGTTCCCGCGCGTACAGCGCGAGAGACAGCAGCGCCCCCTGCGCCAGGGCGGACAGGACCGGGGCGGCCATGGGCAGGGCGATGCCCCGCCACGCAAACAGCGCGGACCCTGCGGCGGGCATCAGCAGGGCCGCAGCCAGCGTGGCGCCCCCCGCCTGCAACGGCCCGGCCCGCAGGAACAGCAGCCCAGCCAACAGGGTGACCAGCGCCGCCGGCAGGAACCGGTACGCCGCCGCGTGGTCCGGCTCGCGCAGGGGGGTGCCCTCGAACAGGTTGTCCAGGGCAACGGCATGCACTTCCGTGCCGGGGTAGTTGGCCGACACCGGGGTGTGGTGCAGGTCGTTGAGCCGCGCCGCGCTGGACCCCACGATGACCACGCGGCCCTCGAACCGGGCCGGGTCG
This DNA window, taken from Nitratidesulfovibrio sp., encodes the following:
- a CDS encoding CHASE2 domain-containing protein, producing MPTPIMPASRPAAISRQRLVAAVTVAGLLLAALLCLAEPGMVQLADNRILDALASRMAHAPAPDGPHHPAIPDRVVIVDIDEESLAVAGQWPWPRYLTGGIVRRVSAARPMGVGVDILFSEPDRTSIATIRNAFQRDFGLDIAITGVPRGMEDNDAYFGSVLAGAEAVGAVMHLFDLVTPDPENLPRPLRVTGETAAIAPAEATGILCNASPIQAGLATSGFINVEKDEDGSIRRVPLMHRFQGQYYPSLALALFMQARNLREVRVETDMLGPVLVAGTTRIPVDRAARMRLRFDGGARAHHFVPAAEVLRGTHDPARFEGRVVIVGSSAARLNDLHHTPVSANYPGTEVHAVALDNLFEGTPLREPDHAAAYRFLPAALVTLLAGLLFLRAGPLQAGGATLAAALLMPAAGSALFAWRGIALPMAAPVLSALAQGALLSLALYARERRMAFVRLRQLNHARQMTLESMTAVAESRDEISGAHIKRTQHYVRALAESLRDMGGRETYPQLTEDYIELLFHSAPLHDVGKVAVPDSVLFKPGKLTDEEYAVIRQHVRHGRNIIANAAQGMEDDAFLHLAAEIAWSHHEKWDGSGYMEGLAGEAIPLSGRLMAVADVYDALVCARQYKPAFPHAKVREIILQGRGTHFDPAVVDAFLLAEEEFKRIATAYRDPEPGHTPAPPRPETRYSPATPGSKKQNAYGGRSFRNIRRVRFNYR